The region AAAATTAGATTCGTTTATTCCATAACCACTTTGAAGTAGTTTCCAGTTCTCAGGTAGCTCTAATTTAAGATGTCTGGCTAAAGCACTTAAAGCAATACCACATTGTTGCCTGCTCCTTGAATTTTCTTTGTAACTTAAAAGGATTTTCACTAGAAGCTCCCCGTTTAATGTAAGAGTCGATTTATGACTTACTTCAATTAATCTGTTTAAATATGGTTTGTAAGCAGACTGCCAAGTGCTTCTCATCCCTGCTGGTGATTTGCTCCTAGATGTCTCAGAAAAAAATTGTTTTTTAAAGCTTTCTATTTCATTGCTTACTTCTATTTTATTAGTCTTTGTTGATGAGATGGCTTTTTCTTTAATCCAATTAGACCAGCAAAATTGGTTTTTTTTAAGTTGAAAATCAATTAATTCTATAGCTTTTCTAGCCTCTTCGAGACCGTTATTGTTGTATGGAAGTTTAAGACTGATTCTTTGAACTTTAGAAAAATCATGAGATTTCTTGTCTGGCAAAGAACCACGAATATTTAAAACTTTACCCCTTTTCTCAATTCTTAAATTGATTCCTTTTGATTCAAGATCTTGATTGATATCTAGTAACTTTTGATTCTCGTCCATGATCCTGTAAATTTAGCTAGCTTTACTTTGATAAGGGTTTGTATAACCTTTTATAAGGAGTTTTTTCTAAAATGGCTCGGGTTGGTGTCCTCTTATTAAATCTCGGAGGTCCTGAGAGGATTAAGGACGTAGGCCCGTTTTTGTATAATTTATTTTCTGATCCAGAGATAATTCGTTTGCCAGTTCGTGCTTTTCAAAAACCTCTGGCTTGGCTTATAAGCTTATTAAGAAGTAGTAAATCACAAGAGGCATATAGATCGATTGGAGGCGGATCACCTTTACGTCGTATTACCGAGCAGCAGGCAAGAGAACTTCAAAGTTATCTTAGAAATATAGGAATAGACGCTACAACATATGTTGCTATGAGGTATTGGCATCCTTTCACTGAGTCAGCAGTAGCGGATATGAAGGCTGACGGTGTTAGCGAAGTTGTTGTTTTACCTCTTTATCCCCATTTTTCTATAAGTACAAGTGGATCCAGCTTTAGAGAATTGAAAAGGTTAAAAGATGCTGACTCTGAGTTTGCAGGATTATCAATTCGTTGTATTCGTAGTTGGTTTGATCATCCATCCTATGTTTCTTCAATGGCTGAATTAATAAAGAAACAAATATTAGCTTGTGATTTACCCCAAGAGGCCCACGTTTTTTTTACGGCACATGGTGTTCCAAAAAGCTATGTAGAAGAAGCTGGAGATCCTTATCAAGATCAAATACAGAACTGTTCACTTTTGATTATTGACCAGCTTGAAAATGCGCTTGAATTCAGCAATTCATTCTCGCTCGCTTATCAAAGTAGAGTGGGGCCAGAAGAGTGGCTAAAACCATATACCGAAGAAGTATTAGAAAAACTTGGAAAATCCGGTGTTAAGGAACTTGTCGTGGTCCCAATAAGTTTTGTGAGTGAGCATATTGAAACTCTCCAAGAAATTGATATTGAGTATAAAGAAATTGCTCAGAAAAATGGAATTGTTAATTTTAAAAGAGTTCAAGCTCTTGATACCTATCCGTTGTTTATTGAAGGATTGGCTGATCTTGTTTCTTCTTGCTTAAACGGCGAGGGGATTAGTTTAGAGGAAGCATCGAAATTGCCAGAAAGAGTAAAACTTTATCCTCAAGAGAAATGGCAATGGGGTTGGAATAACAGCTCTGAAGTTTGGAATGGAAGAGTTGCAATGATTGTTTTTCTTTGTTTCTTGATGGAATTAATAATTGGGGATGGACCTTTACACCAAATAGGTTTGCTTTAAAGAATTAAAATAACTATTTGTGTTGATTAATTTGATAATCAGCTTCCTATTAAAACTTAGAGAATTTAATTAAATCTTTGCTTAATTTAGTTTAATTGAAATTATTCATACTAAGATTTATTGTTAGTTTAGATTTTCTTCTGCCGTGACCCTGATTTCTAAGCCTAACCAAATAGGAGATTCAGGAACACAAACTCAAAATGAGATCTCAGGAGCTGACGCCCTGATGGATTCTCTTCGTAGGCATGGAGTAGATACTATTTTTGGATATCCAGGTGGAGCTATTCTCCCAATATATGATGCCGTTTTTAAAGCAGAACAAGAGGGGTGGTTAAAACATATTCTTGTTCGACATGAGCAAGGTGGAACTCATGCCGCAGATGGTTTTGCTAGAGCGACTGGGAAAGTAGGTGTTTGTTTTGGTACATCAGGTCCTGGAGCTACGAATCTAGTCACAGGGATAGCCACCGCTCAGATGGATTCTGTTCCTCTTGTCGTCATAACAGGACAAGTCCCTAGACCTGCTATTGGTACTGATGCTTTTCAAGAAACAGATATTTTTGGGATAACACTTCCAATTGTTAAACATTCATGGGTCGTAAGAGATCCATCTGAAATTGCAAAAGTTGTAGCGCAAGCTTTTCTTATTGCCTCATCGGGGAGACCAGGACCTGTTCTGATTGATATACCAAAAGATGTTGGACAAGAGATGTTTAAATATCTTCCTGTTGAACCAGGTTCAATAAAGCCACCAGGATTTGAATTACCATTCGCGCCGGAACATAAAGCTATAAGAGCAGCCTTAGATTTAATTGAAAATGCTGAGCAACCACTCCTTTATGTTGGAGGGGGTGTTATTTCTTCGGGGGCACATGAAACTCTTGCCGCGATTGCTCATAGATATCAAATACCCGTAACAACAACTTTAATGGGAAAGGGTGCGTTTGATGAACGTGAGCCTTTATCTGTTGGGATGCTAGGTATGCACGGAACAGCTTATGCCAATTTTGCTGTTACTGAATGTGATTTGTTGATTGCTATTGGAGCAAGATTTGACGACAGAGTTACTGGTAAATTAGATACTTTTGCTCCTAAAGCAAAAGTAATTCATTTTGAGATTGATCCGGCTGAAATAAATAAAAATAGAGTAGTTGAAGTTTCTGTATTAGGTGATGTTGGAATTAGCCTTGTTAAATTATTAGATCTCAGTAATCAAAGAAAAACAAATCCAAGAACTTCCAACTGGCTTAACAAAATTAAAAACTGGAAAAATAATTTTCCTTTGATAACTCCCCCTAAAGAAGGAGAAATTTATCCACAGGAAGTGTTAATAGCGTTAAGAGATTTGGCACAAGATGCTTACATTACAACTGATGTTGGACAACATCAGATGTGGGCAGCTCAATATTTGTTGAATGGACCAAGGCAATGGATTAGCAGTGCTGGACTTGGAACAATGGGTTTTGGAATGCCCGCTGCAATGGGAGTCAAAGTTGCTTTACCTAAGGAGCAAGTAATTTGCATCGCCGGTGATGCAAGTATCCTCATGAACATTCAGGAGCTTGGAACTATTGCTCAATACAAATTGAATATAAAAGTAATTATAATTAATAATCATTGGCAAGGGATGGTTAGGCAATGGCAAGAAAGTTTTTATGATGAAAGATATTCTGCCTCTAACATGTCTGTTGGGGAACCTGATTTTATTTCGCTATCTAAGGCTTTTGGGATTGAGGGTATTGTGATTTCTGAAAGAGACAACTTAATCCCTGAACTTCACAAAGCATTGGCGAATGAAGGACCAGTTCTTGTTAACGTAAATGTTAGAAAAGGTGAAAATTGTTACCCCATGGTGCCACCCGGGAAAAGTAATGCTCAAATGGTTGGTATACCTGAGATTAAGAAATAATCTAAAACCTTTTTATGAATAAATTTTTTACAAAGATTTTAATATTATTAATTTCGTTTTTTTGTTTTTATTTGGAAGTTGATGCAGCTGAAATCTTGCAAGTGACTAGCTCGTCTGTTTTGCTTATTGGAGATCATAACCGTACCTATACTGTGAAATTAGCATGTACAGAAATCAGCCCTGATTTAGAAGAGAAATCTCAAAAGTGGCTCAAAAAACAACTGCCAAGACATACAAAAGTAAATTTAAAACCAAAAGGATCGGTCGATGGTATCCTTGTCGCTAAAGTTATTCCTTTTGATAGTGATATTGACATAAATGAGAAATATATAAATGAAGGATTTGCAACAAATAAATGCTAAATTAATTATAAAATGCTATTTACATTTATTAGTTTTTTTAGATTAATTACTTTTAAATAGATTTTAGTCCAGCTTGAAGAGCTAAGGTGTTTCTCATGTCAGTAATTACTTTAGGGATACAATATTATTTATTTATCCATAAGATTTGATATCACTATTTCTTTATTAGAGAATCATTGATTTTAGGCTTTAAATTTAATATATTATTAGTTTGAATTACTTTATGGCTATGTACTTGCTGCTCCTAATGAATATAGGAAGTAGATTTATTTGGTTTTCTAATTCTTTAGGTGCATTATTATTAGATTTATTGGTAAAATAAATATATAAAATTATTTTCTCTTAATAGATCAGATTGATGAAAATTTAACATCCTTATAAGTTAATAAACCATTGTTTTTTTATGAATCTATTTTTAAGCAGATAAATTTACTTGAACTGTGTCCTTAGAGAAAATGGTTTAAATTTCTCCAATATCCTTTAGCATCCAAAACCCATCTAGAGAATTTTCTTCAGGGCTTTTTTGAACTGAAATAAATTGAAGACCATCTGCATTTAGCTTTGTATTTAGAAAATTATTCTCAATAGCTTGTTTTGCTTCTTCTTCGACATCAGTTACCAACCATCTATCAGCTTGCCCTGCTTCTAAAATTATTTGGGTGCCTTCTATTAAAAGCCTTGCTGGCTCAAGTCCCCCAAGCCAAGCGGCAAGTGCTAAGGATCTTTTTGAACTAAAAAGTCTAATACCTGGAATAGAAATATTTTGATTAATTGAATCTTTTATGGGAATTAACTTGGAGAACTCTATTGCCCATTCATCAGCCTCTTTAAGTGTATTTAGAGATAGGGAAGCAAAACTCCAGGAGTCACCTCTTACTTCCTCTGGTAATGGGATCGCTTGGTTTGTAATTGGGTTTGAAGGAGGAGCAAGATTTACGCCGGTATATCCTTTTTGCTGAGGATAAAAACTCCTTTCTCTATCAATAAGCCATTCCAATAATGAATATGTTCTTCTGCTTGAAATAAGTTCAATTCCTATTTGCTCTGCTGCACGTTTTATCATTGTTTTCATAGAGGAACGCCAGCAACGAATAACGGAAGGTTTATTCCAACCTTGTGAAGATGCTTCATCAATAGCTTCTTCTAATGCGTCTTTTAACCAAATAGAGTTAACACTTGATGCTGGACATATTTTTTCCCATTTAAATGTTTTCGTATCTTTGAAATTATTTGTAGATGTAATTAGTAATTCCCATCTTTTTTTTCCATTTTCATCAATTATTGGGCGGGAATAAAAGTCTATTTCCCATTCTGCCTTTTTTAATTCAGATTCTTTTGAAGCGATCACAATCTCTTTTTCTTAAATGTAAAGTTATGAGGATAAGTTGATGTCTTTCTCTTCCTTATGAGGATCAACTTTTTCTTTATTCAAACTATTTCTTGCTTTAATTGCTCTCTCATTTGCCTCTTCCATAACTTTTGCTTTATCGGTAATAAGTTCTCCTGGAGGCCCCTCTAGAAGAGCTGTATTTAATCCGATTCGTCCCCGGGAAGGATCTAAATCAGTTACTAAAGCCTTGATGGATTCGCCTGTTTGAAAAACTTCTCTAAGGCTTCTCATGCTTCCATTGGTTACCATTGAATGATGCAACAAACCACTGACGCCCTTCAAATCAACAAAAAAACCATAAGGTTTTATGGTTAAGATTTCACCCTCGATTAATTGTCCAATCTCTAATTCGGAAAATCTTGAAGCAATTGCAGCTTTCTTTTCGGATAGTACAAGTTTTCTTCTTTCTGGATTTACCTCTAAAAAAGCAGTATTAATTGTCTTTGAAACAAGAGATTGATGATTCTCTCCATCTTCAAGTTGAGATCTAGGAATAAAACCTCTTAAACCTTCGAAGTCGCAAGTAACACCACCACGGTTAAAGCCATTTACCTTAACTCGAATAACTTTTCCTTCTTTTGCAAGATTTTGAACTTTGTTCCAACTTTTTCTTAGTTCTAATGCCCTACAACTGATTGTTACCATCCCATCTGCATTTTGTTCTCTGGTGACAAGAACTTCGACTGTTAATCCTTTTGGGAAGCGCTCTTTTAAATTTGTAATTACACCTAGACCGCATTCATTTTTCGGCATAAATCCAGGAGCTTTTCCACCTATATCTACATAAATACCATCACTTTCAACTGCTATAACTGAACCTTTTGCAATTTCTCCTGTTGTCCCGATTGGTTGATTTTCTTCTAAGGCTGCTAAGAATTCGTCTTCATCAAAATCAAATTCATCAACGGTTCTACTTTTTTGATTAAAAACATTTTGATCATCAAAATCTTCAATATTTTTTTTATAGTCAGAATTTTTTTCAGATCTAAGAAGATCTTCCATTGTGGTTGCCTGGAAACTATCGCTAGAGTCTTCCTGTATTAACTTTTGCTGTTCAGGTGCCTTATTTAATTTAGAAATTTCTTTTTTAGCTAGAACTTTTTCATCAAATCTTTTATCTTTAGTTTGTTCAGATAATTCTTTATCAGATGATCCTTCATTAATTAATTCTTCCTCAGTCTTTCTACTGATATGCATAACCTGCAATGGTTTGCGCGGTGCATTTATTGCCGGCCTTGGGGAGTCGCTTTTTTAGGCTGAGGATCTGACCCGGCCATAATACCCTTCGTAGTAAGTGAAACATTCTTACAGTCAAGGGTAAGTTGTTTTTTAATTATTAGGAGATTTCTATCATTTTTCAAACTCGTCGATTTGAGCATTTGACCTGGCCTGAGGCTTCTAAAGCCGCTTCAGAGAAGGGGTCTACATTGGTTTGGCCCTTTGGTGCATGTGAACAACATGGACCTCATTTACCTTTAATTACTGATACTTTTTTTGCTGAAAATATTTTAATCAAGACTCTTCAAGCGTTGCCTGAAAATTTGCCGATATGGATGATGCCATCTCAATCCATTGGTTTTTCTCCTGAGCATCAAGCTTTTCCAGGAACTTTGTCCTTATCAGCTGATGTTTTGCTTTCAATGGTTACTGATGTTGGCCAGCAAATAGCTTCTATGGGGTTCAATAGATTAGTTTTTTTTAACGCTCATGGCGGGCAAATTGGTCTGCTACAAGCGGTTTCAAGACAATTGAGAATTCAATGCCCTTCACTAGCTGTATTGCCTTGTTTCCTTTGGAGTGGTGTCCCAGGATTAGATCAACTTCTACCGGAAAAGGAGGTAGAAGAAGGTCTTCATGCGGCACTAGCGGAAACAAGTCTTATGTTGCATATGGCTGGAGATTTGGTACGAAATGATTCTTACTTACAGAAAAAGGATGTAGATCAAGAAAAAGTTAATATTCCAAAGGGTTGGAGCCTAGAGGGCGCCTCTCCATGTGCATGGCTTACTGAAGATTTGAGCTCTTCTGGAATTATTGGCGATGCAAGTTCTTCAAATTCTGCATTGGGTGCCGCTTTGGAAAATGCCCTAATAGATCATTGGAAGTCCCTATTCGCAAGCCTTTTGGACAGTGATTGGCCTCCAGTCATGTCTTGAAGACCTGTTTCTAGCAGTTAAGTTGTGGTAACTGAACTACCATTTTGCTTTTAATTCTGTAAGATCACTCAGATTGACAAATTTCTAATAGATCTATGCAAGCTTTTGCATCCAACAATTTAACCGTAGAAAAAGAAGGGTTGGTTTCTGACTCTCTTCCTGATTTCACCTCTGAATCTTACAAAGATGCATATAGCAGAATTAATGCAGTTGTAATCGAAGGTGAGCAAGAAGCTTATTCAAATTTTCTTGATCTCGCCAAGTTGATTCCTGAACACGCTGATGAGCTGGTTAGGCTTGGAAAGATGGAAAAAAAACATATGAATGGGTTTTGTGCGTGCGGAAGAAATCTTGCCGTAAAACCTGATATGCCTTTTGCAAAAACCTTCTTCTCAAAACTCCACAATAATTTTATAGAGGCTTTTAATGCTGGCAATACAACTACTTGCCTTCTAATTCAATGTATTTTGATTGAATCTTTCGCAATATCTGCTTATCACGTTTACATACGTGTAGCTGATCCTTTTGCAAAAAGAATTACAGAAGGTGTTGTTCAAGATGAATATTTACATTTGAATTATGGTCAAGAATGGCTTAAGGCAAATCTTGAATCAGTCAAAAAAGATCTAATGAAGGCTAATAAAGAAAATTTGCCTTTAATAAAATCAATGCTTGATGAAGTATCAAATGACGCGGAAGTTCTTCATATGGATAAGGAAGAGTTGATGGAAGAATTTATGATTGCGTATCAAGATTCCCTTTTAGAAATAGGTTTAGATAATAGAGAAATCGCAAGAATGGCTCTTGCTGCAGTGATTTAAGGATTTTCAATTTACATTTTTCTGTTTGGATCCATTCCTCAAGAACTTTAAGTTCTTGAGGAATTCTTTTTTTTGTGACCTTGGTGGTCTAACCTTCAAACTTGGATAAATATTTAGTTTCAATTTTGATCTTTCTTGGTGCAAAATGTTTGGGCTAATTGGACATTCAACAAGTTTTGAAGATGCCAAGCGCAAGGCATTGGGCTTGGGGTATGACCATATTGCTGAAGGTGATTTGGACGTATGGTGTACTGCACCTCCTCAGTTGGTAGAACATGTAAAAGTCGTAAGTGCGATTGGAAAGACTATTGAGGGAGCATATATAGACTCATGTTTTGTCCCTGAGATGCTAGGTCGCTTCAAAACTGCAAGAAGAAAAGTTTTGAATGCAATGGAGTTGGCTCAAAAAAAAGGGATCAACATCACCGCTCTAGGTGGATTTACATCAATAATTTTTGAGAATTTTAATTTGCTTCAAAATCAACAAGTTAGAAATACTACTCTTGATTGGCAAAGATTTACTACTGGCAATACTCATACGGCTTGGGTGATTTGTAGACAGTTAGAGCAAAATGCACCTCGAATAGGAATTGATTTGAGTAAATCAAAAGTAGCTGTTGTTGGGGCTACTGGTGATATTGGTAGTGCTGTTTGTAGGTGGCTTACCAATAGAACGGGTGTTTCTGAACTTCTTTTAGTTGCTAGACAGCAAAAGCCTTTAGTTGAACTCCAGTCTCAACTTGGCGGGGGTGAAATTCTTACCTTGGATCAGGCTTTACCTGAAGCAGATATTGTGATTTGGGTTGCAAGCATGCCAAAAACCTTAGAAATTGACCCATCTAAAATTAAAAGACCCTGTTTAATGATTGATGGTGGATATCCTAAAAATTTAGGAGAGAAGTTTTCAGGACCTGGTATTCATGTATTAAAGGGTGGAATAGTTCAATTTTTCAAAGATATTGGTTGGAGCATGATGGAGCTCGCTGAGATGGAAAATCCTAAAAGAGAAATGTTTGCGTGTTTCGCTGAGGCAATGCTTCTTGAGTTCGAGAATTGTCATACCAATTTCAGTTGGGGGAGGAATAATATTACTTTGGAGAAGATGGATTTCATTGGCCAAGCTTCTGAAAAGCATGGATTTTCTGCTGTTGGTTTGAAATCAAATATTCAGACATTAACTGTCTGAATATTTGGTTACTTTTAATTATGGCTAGACGTTTTCTTCTCGAATTTGAAAAACCTCTTGTTGAGTTAGAGAATCAGATTGATCAAATCAGAGAATTAGCAAGAGATTCAGAGGTTGATGTAAGTCAGCAACTTCTTCAATTAGAGACACTTGCAGCAAGAAGGCGAGAAGAAATATTTAATGCACTCACACCAGCTCAAAAGATTCAAGTAGCTAGACACCCTCAAAGACCTAGCACACTTGATTACATACAGATGTTTTGTGACGATTGGGTTGAGTTACACGGCGACAGGAACGGAACTGATGATCAAGCTCTCATAGGAGGGTTAGCGAGAATAGGTCAAAAATCTGTCCTTTTAATTGGACAACAAAAAGGTAGAGATACAAAAGAGAATGTTGCTAGAAACTTTGGCATGGCAAAGCCAGGAGGGTATAGAAAGGCTTTGAGGTTAATGGATCATGCTGATCGCTTTAGTTTACCAATAATCTCTTTTATAGATACTCCTGGAGCTTATGCGGGCCTCATAGCAGAAGAACAAGGCCAGGGAGAGGCAATTGCGGTGAATTTGCGTGAAATGTTTAGGCTTAAAGTTCCCATAATTGCAACTGTAATTGGCGAAGGTGGTTCTGGAGGTGCTTTGGGGATAGGTGTCGCAGACAGGTTGCTAATGTTTGAACATAGTGTTTACACAGTCGCAAGCCCTGAAGCGTGCGCTTCGATTTTATGGAGGGATGCTGGCAAGGCTCCAGAAGCAGCATCATCATTAAAAATTACTGGACCTGACCTTATGAAATTAGGAATTGTTGACGAGGTTTTAAAAGAGCCTTCTGGGGGGAATAATTGGGCCCCGCTTCAGGCTGGAGAAACTTTAAAAAATGCTCTTGAGAAGCATTTATCCGAATTATTGGCTTTATCACCTAATGAATTGAGAGATAATAGATATTCCAAATTTAGAAAAATGGGAAAGTATTTGGAATCTCAGTCTATCGAAAGCGAAATTTCAGTTTAAAGTTTTAATGTTTGCTTCTAACTTTTTTGTCAACAGTATTAATCACAGGCGCCTCAAGAGGAATTGGGAAAGCAACTGCTAAGGCTTTTGCTAATTCTGGATGGGATTTGCTACTTCTAGCTAGATCTGAAGATGACCTAGAAAAAATTGTCGAAGAAATTGAAAACAATAAAATTAAGGTCTTCTACAAATCCATTGATCTTAGTAATCCTAAAAATATATCTAAGGGAATAGCTGAATTAATGAATAATGGCTTGATTCCCTCAGTTCTAATAAATAATGCTGGAGTTGCTTGGACTGGAGATCTTTTATCCATGCCACTTGAAAAATGGGAATGGATTATTCAAATGAATCTCACCAGTATCTTCCAGGTTTGCTCCGATGTAGTTCCTTTCATGAGAAAAAAAGGGGGATTAGTTATAAACGTTAGTAGTCATGCTTCTCGAAATGTTTTTCCACAATGGGGTGCCTATTGTGTTTCCAAAGCAGCTTTAGCAAGTTTTACAAAATGTTTGGCAGAAGAAGAACGTAAGAATTTAATACGAGCATGCACACTTACTCTTGGATCTGTAAATTCATCTCTTTGGGATTCTGACTCTGTTGGTATGCAAT is a window of Prochlorococcus marinus str. MIT 0917 DNA encoding:
- a CDS encoding site-specific integrase, which gives rise to MDENQKLLDINQDLESKGINLRIEKRGKVLNIRGSLPDKKSHDFSKVQRISLKLPYNNNGLEEARKAIELIDFQLKKNQFCWSNWIKEKAISSTKTNKIEVSNEIESFKKQFFSETSRSKSPAGMRSTWQSAYKPYLNRLIEVSHKSTLTLNGELLVKILLSYKENSRSRQQCGIALSALARHLKLELPENWKLLQSGYGINESNFRKLPSDEEIINNFKLIPNPKWRFVFGLMAAYGLRNHEVFFSDLSCLKKGGDKILRVFPNTKTGEHQVWPFHPEWVGLFELENITDTSVLLPEIKTNLKETTLQHIGRRVSEQFRRYKISFTPYDLRHAWAVRTILIGLPNTVAAKMMGHSVSIHTKTYHHWITRRDQQIAVDNALSRFK
- the hemH gene encoding ferrochelatase; this encodes MARVGVLLLNLGGPERIKDVGPFLYNLFSDPEIIRLPVRAFQKPLAWLISLLRSSKSQEAYRSIGGGSPLRRITEQQARELQSYLRNIGIDATTYVAMRYWHPFTESAVADMKADGVSEVVVLPLYPHFSISTSGSSFRELKRLKDADSEFAGLSIRCIRSWFDHPSYVSSMAELIKKQILACDLPQEAHVFFTAHGVPKSYVEEAGDPYQDQIQNCSLLIIDQLENALEFSNSFSLAYQSRVGPEEWLKPYTEEVLEKLGKSGVKELVVVPISFVSEHIETLQEIDIEYKEIAQKNGIVNFKRVQALDTYPLFIEGLADLVSSCLNGEGISLEEASKLPERVKLYPQEKWQWGWNNSSEVWNGRVAMIVFLCFLMELIIGDGPLHQIGLL
- the ilvB gene encoding biosynthetic-type acetolactate synthase large subunit, whose product is MTLISKPNQIGDSGTQTQNEISGADALMDSLRRHGVDTIFGYPGGAILPIYDAVFKAEQEGWLKHILVRHEQGGTHAADGFARATGKVGVCFGTSGPGATNLVTGIATAQMDSVPLVVITGQVPRPAIGTDAFQETDIFGITLPIVKHSWVVRDPSEIAKVVAQAFLIASSGRPGPVLIDIPKDVGQEMFKYLPVEPGSIKPPGFELPFAPEHKAIRAALDLIENAEQPLLYVGGGVISSGAHETLAAIAHRYQIPVTTTLMGKGAFDEREPLSVGMLGMHGTAYANFAVTECDLLIAIGARFDDRVTGKLDTFAPKAKVIHFEIDPAEINKNRVVEVSVLGDVGISLVKLLDLSNQRKTNPRTSNWLNKIKNWKNNFPLITPPKEGEIYPQEVLIALRDLAQDAYITTDVGQHQMWAAQYLLNGPRQWISSAGLGTMGFGMPAAMGVKVALPKEQVICIAGDASILMNIQELGTIAQYKLNIKVIIINNHWQGMVRQWQESFYDERYSASNMSVGEPDFISLSKAFGIEGIVISERDNLIPELHKALANEGPVLVNVNVRKGENCYPMVPPGKSNAQMVGIPEIKK
- a CDS encoding nuclease, translating into MEVDAAEILQVTSSSVLLIGDHNRTYTVKLACTEISPDLEEKSQKWLKKQLPRHTKVNLKPKGSVDGILVAKVIPFDSDIDINEKYINEGFATNKC
- a CDS encoding Tab2/Atab2 family RNA-binding protein, whose protein sequence is MIASKESELKKAEWEIDFYSRPIIDENGKKRWELLITSTNNFKDTKTFKWEKICPASSVNSIWLKDALEEAIDEASSQGWNKPSVIRCWRSSMKTMIKRAAEQIGIELISSRRTYSLLEWLIDRERSFYPQQKGYTGVNLAPPSNPITNQAIPLPEEVRGDSWSFASLSLNTLKEADEWAIEFSKLIPIKDSINQNISIPGIRLFSSKRSLALAAWLGGLEPARLLIEGTQIILEAGQADRWLVTDVEEEAKQAIENNFLNTKLNADGLQFISVQKSPEENSLDGFWMLKDIGEI
- a CDS encoding S1 RNA-binding domain-containing protein, whose translation is MHISRKTEEELINEGSSDKELSEQTKDKRFDEKVLAKKEISKLNKAPEQQKLIQEDSSDSFQATTMEDLLRSEKNSDYKKNIEDFDDQNVFNQKSRTVDEFDFDEDEFLAALEENQPIGTTGEIAKGSVIAVESDGIYVDIGGKAPGFMPKNECGLGVITNLKERFPKGLTVEVLVTREQNADGMVTISCRALELRKSWNKVQNLAKEGKVIRVKVNGFNRGGVTCDFEGLRGFIPRSQLEDGENHQSLVSKTINTAFLEVNPERRKLVLSEKKAAIASRFSELEIGQLIEGEILTIKPYGFFVDLKGVSGLLHHSMVTNGSMRSLREVFQTGESIKALVTDLDPSRGRIGLNTALLEGPPGELITDKAKVMEEANERAIKARNSLNKEKVDPHKEEKDINLSS
- a CDS encoding creatininase family protein — translated: MTWPEASKAASEKGSTLVWPFGACEQHGPHLPLITDTFFAENILIKTLQALPENLPIWMMPSQSIGFSPEHQAFPGTLSLSADVLLSMVTDVGQQIASMGFNRLVFFNAHGGQIGLLQAVSRQLRIQCPSLAVLPCFLWSGVPGLDQLLPEKEVEEGLHAALAETSLMLHMAGDLVRNDSYLQKKDVDQEKVNIPKGWSLEGASPCAWLTEDLSSSGIIGDASSSNSALGAALENALIDHWKSLFASLLDSDWPPVMS
- a CDS encoding aldehyde oxygenase (deformylating); translation: MQAFASNNLTVEKEGLVSDSLPDFTSESYKDAYSRINAVVIEGEQEAYSNFLDLAKLIPEHADELVRLGKMEKKHMNGFCACGRNLAVKPDMPFAKTFFSKLHNNFIEAFNAGNTTTCLLIQCILIESFAISAYHVYIRVADPFAKRITEGVVQDEYLHLNYGQEWLKANLESVKKDLMKANKENLPLIKSMLDEVSNDAEVLHMDKEELMEEFMIAYQDSLLEIGLDNREIARMALAAVI
- a CDS encoding long-chain acyl-[acyl-carrier-protein] reductase, encoding MFGLIGHSTSFEDAKRKALGLGYDHIAEGDLDVWCTAPPQLVEHVKVVSAIGKTIEGAYIDSCFVPEMLGRFKTARRKVLNAMELAQKKGINITALGGFTSIIFENFNLLQNQQVRNTTLDWQRFTTGNTHTAWVICRQLEQNAPRIGIDLSKSKVAVVGATGDIGSAVCRWLTNRTGVSELLLVARQQKPLVELQSQLGGGEILTLDQALPEADIVIWVASMPKTLEIDPSKIKRPCLMIDGGYPKNLGEKFSGPGIHVLKGGIVQFFKDIGWSMMELAEMENPKREMFACFAEAMLLEFENCHTNFSWGRNNITLEKMDFIGQASEKHGFSAVGLKSNIQTLTV
- a CDS encoding acetyl-CoA carboxylase carboxyltransferase subunit alpha, whose protein sequence is MARRFLLEFEKPLVELENQIDQIRELARDSEVDVSQQLLQLETLAARRREEIFNALTPAQKIQVARHPQRPSTLDYIQMFCDDWVELHGDRNGTDDQALIGGLARIGQKSVLLIGQQKGRDTKENVARNFGMAKPGGYRKALRLMDHADRFSLPIISFIDTPGAYAGLIAEEQGQGEAIAVNLREMFRLKVPIIATVIGEGGSGGALGIGVADRLLMFEHSVYTVASPEACASILWRDAGKAPEAASSLKITGPDLMKLGIVDEVLKEPSGGNNWAPLQAGETLKNALEKHLSELLALSPNELRDNRYSKFRKMGKYLESQSIESEISV
- a CDS encoding SDR family oxidoreductase, producing MSTVLITGASRGIGKATAKAFANSGWDLLLLARSEDDLEKIVEEIENNKIKVFYKSIDLSNPKNISKGIAELMNNGLIPSVLINNAGVAWTGDLLSMPLEKWEWIIQMNLTSIFQVCSDVVPFMRKKGGLVINVSSHASRNVFPQWGAYCVSKAALASFTKCLAEEERKNLIRACTLTLGSVNSSLWDSDSVGMQFDRDSMLSVDQVAFELLHLASQPINQIIEDVTLMPSAGAL